The Pseudomonas putida nucleotide sequence ATAGCGGGCGAAGCGGCTGAACAGGGTCAGGCGGCCTTTTTCTGGTCGGGCACCATTCTCGTACTTGCCCGAGAGCATGCCGAACGCCAGTGGCGAATAGGCCAGCAGGCCGCATTGCTCGCGGATCGCAACCTCCGCCAGGCCCACTTCGAAGCTGCGATTGAGCAGGTTGTAGGGGTTCTGGATCGACACCGCCCGCGGCCAGCCACGGCTGTCGGCCAGTTGCAGGAACTTCATGGTGCCCCATGGGGTTTCGTTGGACAGGCCGATGTGGCGGATCTTGCCGGCACGTACCTGCTCGTCGAGCACTTCGAGGGTTTCTTCCAGCGGGGTGAACAGGTCGTTGGCCAAATGCTGGTAACCCAGCTTGCCGAAGAAGTTGGTGCTGCGCTCCGGCCAGTGCAGTTGGTAGAGGTCGATGCGGTCGGTCTGCAGGCGCTTGAGGCTCTCGTCCAGTGCGGCGACGATGTGCTGGCGGTTGTGCTTGAGCTGGCCGTCGCGGATGTGGCTGATGCCGTTGCCGGGGCCGGCGACCTTGCTGGCCAGGACCCAGTCGTCACGATCACCGTTGGCGCGGAACCAGTTGCCGATGATGCGCTCGGTGGCGGCATAGGTTTCCGGGCGTGGCGGCACCGGGTACATCTCGGCGGTGTCGATGAAGTTGATGCCGCTGGCCTTGGCCAGGGCAATCTGCTCGAAGGCCTCGTCCTGGGTGTTCTGCTCGCCCCAGGTCATGGTGCCCAGGCACAGGGCGCTGACGTCGAGGTCGGTACGGCCGAGCTTGCGGTATTCCATCGGGAAAACACTCCTTGGCAAAAGAACCCCATCAAAGCAGGTTGAAATTTTTCGCGCAATCTGGATAATTCTGCCCCTCTCCGTGTGGCGGAAGTGATGCACCACCACGCAGGAAGAACCCCGTCGAACATTGGCGTGCCCGACCCGAGCCCCCAAAAGCGTCAGCGTTCGGCTGCGCGCTTGCCCTTGGCAAGCTGTGCACTATCCAGTAAGATTCGCCGTCTATTTTTCGCTGGGCGGCCTCTGAGGCTTTAGAGAATGAAAACTTTTACTGCTAAACCGGAAACAGTAAAGCGCGAGTGGTTCGTAGTTGACGCCGCTGGCCAGACCCTGGGTCGTCTGGCTACCGAAATCGCTACCCGTCTGCGTGGCAAACACAAACCAGAATACACCCCTCACGTTGACACCGGCGACTACATCGTCGTCATCAACGCTGAACAGGTTCGTGTGACTGGTGCCAAGTCTTCCGACAAAATGTACTACTCCCACTCCGGTTTCCCAGGCGGCATCAAGGAAATCAACTTCGAGAAGTTGATCGCCAAGGCCCCTGAGCGTGTTATCGAAACCGCGGTCAAGGGCATGCTGCCTAAGAACCCGCTGGGTCGCGACATGTACCGTAAGCTGAAAGTGTACGCGGGTGCTGCTCACCCACACACTGCTCAGCAGCCTCAAGAACTGAAGATCTAACGGGAAAGTTCATTATGTCGGCGACTCAAAATTACGGCACTGGCCGTCGCAAGACCGCAACCGCTCGCGTTTTCCTGCGTCCGGGTACTGGTAACATTTCCATCAACAACCGTTCTCTGGACGTGTTCTTCGGTCGCGAAACCGCTCGCATGGTTGTTCGTCAGCCGCTCGAGCTGACCGAGTCCACTGAGAAGTTCGACATCTACGTCACCGTTTCCGGTGGTGGTGTCAGCGGTCAGGCCGGTGCGATCCGTCACGGTATCACCCGCGCTCTGATGGAATACGACGAAACCCTGCGTGGCGCTCTGCGTCGTGCTGGCTACGTCACCCGCGACGCTCGTGAAGTCGAGCGTAAGAAAGTGGGTCTGCGTAAAGCGCGTAAGCGTCCTCAGTACTCCAAGCGTTAATACCGCTTCGGCAGTCGAAAAAAGCCCGGTTCCTTGGAACCGGGCTTTTTTTTGTGCTTGAACTAACCTGTCAGCATGTCGGTGACCACTTGTCGCATAGACGCAGATCAAGCAAAGCGCGGGTTATAGCTCCTTGTGGGGGTAATCACCTTGTCATTGTGTGGATTTGTTTCTTACCATGGCGGCCAAATTTTAGTGCCACAGACACAACCTAAGTACAGGCCAGGTCCAACTGGCCAAGCAAAGCTGATGGGAGAGGACTGAATGAGCAATGACGGCGTCAACGCAGGCCGGCGCCGCTTCCTCGTAGCCGCGACATCCGTGGTCGGGGCAGCGGGGGCAGTGGGGGCTGCGGTACCGTTCGTGGGGTCATGGTTTCCCAGTGCCAAGGCGAAGGCGGCCGGCGCACCGGTGAAGGTCAATATTGCCAAGGTCGAGCCGGGGCAGCAGATGGTTGCCGAGTGGCGTGGCCAGCCGGTGTTCATCGTCCGGCGAACGCAGGAGATCCTTGGCAACCTGAAGAAGATCGAGGGTGATCTCTCCGACCCTCAATCGAAGAGCTCGGTGCAGCCGACCTATGTCGACCCCGAGGTTCGCTCGATCAAGCCGGAAATCCTCATTCTCGTCGGCCTCTGCACGCACCTGGGCTGCTCGCCGACCTTCCGCCCGGAAGTCGCGCCCGCAGACCTCGGGCCGAAGTGGGTCGGTGGTTATTTCTGCCCTTGCCACGGCTCCCACTACGACCTGGCCGGTCGTGTCTACAAGTCGCAGCCGGCGCCTCTCAACCTGCCAGTGCCGCCGCATTCTTATGAGTCGGACGACATCGTCGTCATCGGCGTCGACCAGGAGAAAGCATGATGAGCAAGTTCATGGACTGGATTGACGCTCGCTTCCCCGCCACCAAGATGTGGGAAGACCACCTGAGCAAGTATTACGCGCCCAAGAACTTCAACTTCCTGTATTTCTTCGGCTCGCTGGCGCTGCTGGTGCTGGTCAACCAGATCGTCACTGGCGTGTGGCTGACCATGAGTTTCACGCCCTCGGCGGAAGAGGCCTTCGCCTCGGTCGAGTACATCATGCGTGACGTCGAATACGGCTGGATCCTGCGCTACCTGCACTCCACCGGCGCTTCGGCATTCTTCATCGTGGTCTACCTGCACATGTTCCGCGGCCTGCTCTACGGCTCCTACCAGAAGCCTCGTGAGCTGGTTTGGCTGTTCGGCATGCTGATCTACCTGGCGCTGATGGCTGAAGCCTTCATGGGCTATCTGCTGCCCTGGGGGCAGATGTCGTACTGGGGTGCCCAGGTGATCATCTCGCTGTTCGGCGCCATACCGGTGATCGGTGGCGACCTGACCCAGTGGATTCGTGGTGACTACCTGATCTCGGGCATCACCCTGAACCGCTTCTTCGCCCTGCACGTGGTGGCCCTGCCGATCGTGATTCTCGGCCTGGTGGTGCTGCACATCCTGGCCCTGCACGAAGTGGGTTCGAACAACCCTGATGGTGTGGACATCAAGAAGAAAAAGGACGAAAACGGCATTCCGCTCGACGGCATTCCGTTCCACCCGTACTACACCGTCAAGGACATCGTCGGTGTGGTGGTGTTCCTCTTCGTATTCTGCGCCGTGGTGTTCTTCTTCCCGGAAATGGGCGGTTACTTCCTGGAAAAACCCAACTTCGAGCAGGCGAACGCGTTCAAGACGCCCGAGCATATCGCCCCTGTGTGGTACTTCACGCCGTTCTACGCGATCCTGCGAGCGGTGCCCGACAAGCTCATGGGCGTAATCGCCATGGGTGCCGCTATCGCCGTGCTGTTCGTGCTGCCCTGGCTCGACCGCAGCCCGGTGCGTTCCATGCGCTACAAGGGCAGGATCAGCAAGGTCTTCCTGCTGGTGTTCTGCATTGCCTTCGTCATCCTCGGCATCCTCGGCGTACTGGCGCCTACGCCTGGGCGTACCTTGCTGTCGCAGGTGTGCACGGTGCTGTACTTCGCCTACTTCCTGCTGATGCCGTTCTACACAAGGCTCGAGAAGACCAAACCGGTTCCGGAAAGGGTGACTGGCTGATGAAAAAGTTGATTGCAGTATTTTTGCTGGCAGTGATGCCTGCCTTTTCCTTCGCTGCCGAACACGGCCTGGAGCTGGACAAGGTCGATATCGACCTGACCGACAAGGCGGCCATGCAGGACGGTGCGCGCACCTTCGCCAACTATTGCATGGGTTGCCATAGCGCCAAGTTCCAGCGTTACGAGCGGGTTGCCGATGACCTTGGCATCCCCCATGAGTTGATGCTCGAGAAGCTGGTGTTCACCGGCGCCAAGATCGGCGACCACATGCAGATCGGCATGCAGCCCAGCGACGCCAAGACCTGGTTCGGCGCAGCGCCGCCCGACCTGACCTTGGTCGCCCGGGTGCGGGGCACCGACTGGCTGTACACCTACCTGCGCAGCTTCTATGAAGACAAGTCGCGCCCGTACGGGGTCAACAACAAGGTGTTCCCGAACGTCGGCATGCCCAACGTGCTGGTCGGCCTGCAGGGCAACCAGGTGGTTGGCTGCAAGCAGGTACAGATGGTGGTCGATGGCAAGAAGCAATTCGACCCTTTGACGGGTAGCCCGCTGACCCATGAAGCCTGTGACCAGCTGACCATTACGCCGAATTCCGGTACCCTGAGCACCGAGCAGTTCGACGAGAAGGTCAAGAACCTGGTGACCTTCCTGGCCTATTCGGCCAACCCGGTCAAACTGGAAAGCCAGCGCATCGGTACCTATGTGTTGCTGTACCTGGCTTTCTTCTTCGTATTTGCCTACTTGCTCAAGCGCGAATACTGGAAGGACGTGCACTGATCACGCAGTAATTTCTGGTAGTTGAACGCGCCCGCAGGGCCCCGGCACATGTGCCAGGGCCCTGCGGGCGCGTTTTCATTTAGAGTTTTACAAGCATCCCCTGCGAGGAGGCGCTACATGGGCGCAACCAACCGGTTAGCCTGTTATTCCGACCCTGCTGACCATTATTCTCATCGGGTACGCCTCGTGCTCGCCGAGAAGGGTGTCAGCGTGCAGGTCATCGACGTCGACCCTGCACGGCTGCCAGCCAAGCTGGCAGAGGTGAACCCTTACGGCAGCGTGCCGACCCTGGTCGATCGTGACCTGGCGTTGTATGAGTCGACCGTGGTGATGGAATACCTCGAGGAGCGTTATCCG carries:
- a CDS encoding NADP(H)-dependent aldo-keto reductase, with amino-acid sequence MEYRKLGRTDLDVSALCLGTMTWGEQNTQDEAFEQIALAKASGINFIDTAEMYPVPPRPETYAATERIIGNWFRANGDRDDWVLASKVAGPGNGISHIRDGQLKHNRQHIVAALDESLKRLQTDRIDLYQLHWPERSTNFFGKLGYQHLANDLFTPLEETLEVLDEQVRAGKIRHIGLSNETPWGTMKFLQLADSRGWPRAVSIQNPYNLLNRSFEVGLAEVAIREQCGLLAYSPLAFGMLSGKYENGARPEKGRLTLFSRFARYSNPQTVAACSRYVQLAKAHGLDPAQMALAFVTRQPFVTSNIIGATDRVQLQSNLDSLQLELSDELLAAIEAIHQEQPNPAP
- the rplM gene encoding 50S ribosomal protein L13; its protein translation is MKTFTAKPETVKREWFVVDAAGQTLGRLATEIATRLRGKHKPEYTPHVDTGDYIVVINAEQVRVTGAKSSDKMYYSHSGFPGGIKEINFEKLIAKAPERVIETAVKGMLPKNPLGRDMYRKLKVYAGAAHPHTAQQPQELKI
- the rpsI gene encoding 30S ribosomal protein S9, encoding MSATQNYGTGRRKTATARVFLRPGTGNISINNRSLDVFFGRETARMVVRQPLELTESTEKFDIYVTVSGGGVSGQAGAIRHGITRALMEYDETLRGALRRAGYVTRDAREVERKKVGLRKARKRPQYSKR
- the petA gene encoding ubiquinol-cytochrome c reductase iron-sulfur subunit, with product MSNDGVNAGRRRFLVAATSVVGAAGAVGAAVPFVGSWFPSAKAKAAGAPVKVNIAKVEPGQQMVAEWRGQPVFIVRRTQEILGNLKKIEGDLSDPQSKSSVQPTYVDPEVRSIKPEILILVGLCTHLGCSPTFRPEVAPADLGPKWVGGYFCPCHGSHYDLAGRVYKSQPAPLNLPVPPHSYESDDIVVIGVDQEKA
- a CDS encoding cytochrome b gives rise to the protein MSKFMDWIDARFPATKMWEDHLSKYYAPKNFNFLYFFGSLALLVLVNQIVTGVWLTMSFTPSAEEAFASVEYIMRDVEYGWILRYLHSTGASAFFIVVYLHMFRGLLYGSYQKPRELVWLFGMLIYLALMAEAFMGYLLPWGQMSYWGAQVIISLFGAIPVIGGDLTQWIRGDYLISGITLNRFFALHVVALPIVILGLVVLHILALHEVGSNNPDGVDIKKKKDENGIPLDGIPFHPYYTVKDIVGVVVFLFVFCAVVFFFPEMGGYFLEKPNFEQANAFKTPEHIAPVWYFTPFYAILRAVPDKLMGVIAMGAAIAVLFVLPWLDRSPVRSMRYKGRISKVFLLVFCIAFVILGILGVLAPTPGRTLLSQVCTVLYFAYFLLMPFYTRLEKTKPVPERVTG
- a CDS encoding cytochrome c1; protein product: MKKLIAVFLLAVMPAFSFAAEHGLELDKVDIDLTDKAAMQDGARTFANYCMGCHSAKFQRYERVADDLGIPHELMLEKLVFTGAKIGDHMQIGMQPSDAKTWFGAAPPDLTLVARVRGTDWLYTYLRSFYEDKSRPYGVNNKVFPNVGMPNVLVGLQGNQVVGCKQVQMVVDGKKQFDPLTGSPLTHEACDQLTITPNSGTLSTEQFDEKVKNLVTFLAYSANPVKLESQRIGTYVLLYLAFFFVFAYLLKREYWKDVH